One window of the Branchiostoma lanceolatum isolate klBraLanc5 chromosome 3, klBraLanc5.hap2, whole genome shotgun sequence genome contains the following:
- the LOC136430214 gene encoding serine-rich adhesin for platelets-like isoform X2, which translates to MVPYLRGLPHVFLILWIFGWAGGQSTISSDAGVSSTLVAGPSSSTPGASSTLQPSPSSLGGSSFSSSVATAVQPAADSQAASVSPSRTVPTSSQSALSPTFISTESNVDSSAISLGSLDLASSTATAGIISSMSGTTEILTPSTTITVLEISPVTATPALSLKQTATSALPSSISSGSISSSRTLTIVPSSPSEMSTQSPLTSAMTMNTTVSPQDTVSPSVALVSPSVALNTAVLFSGVELSSSLEPTETFASSSSVLSFSSSVVLTAAPPNSSSIVPFSVFATASVRPTGSFVSDSVSTPTATAVAMPSSAAFSSSKSFAVTKFSSSDTPLQSAQITPTTISVVNTVPTLSLNETAVPSTQVPSSSVTDTNMTSFLPSATSVQSTTTVGLLNTVSSGGLPSLEPSSMAVQPTEMLLTALPSEMTPSLMSSDLSYFAMPTIITSPSMNMTASSTEVATPVSVSAAASPSFSNVYNLTSTPAAEVLNISSTPSSSLAIISTSGLISNGTTVAPTSDPSPTASASLVTLTRLPINTTEIPDIVATSLFALNSSPAVTASETSSAPATNQSASFTSVPSPSYNSPSSEATTEIPDLFSTAVSMSELAPSETSVVIPSYVSFTESFMLSLPELSVLETESLYQTAAPSSALTTVSMLPSVPLTESVGLSLPNTEAVNSLSTTETQGIPTAPLSSMSSSPSLSEEMLSSSVVPTTLDTFEPLSVMSLSELFLLSTTAGTQLPASSLAAPSLHPSILPLTDLDLEFPSMSVTGMIEKQSISPSLLPMSGSASATLAASPVSTTQLSSSYFEAAVTVQPSQPISDSFDVETLETLSIPTFSMSDSEIYMFTSKSEMATSKTESISLPLKPTPSLISKSATDTEIFDSIHLSDIFSLESSLSPFDVSLQPSPSSPTTHQLPQPSSVQTVNLLSLYPLTELSGTASSVSSMPSGVTTSPEAPMISETVPLSSAETMSRSSSNEVDSFETLSLPPLEDIQTISQSVDSLTQSLLVEEPNPTSQLLSGIFTATDIEAIETISVTHLPSLLSMPSLSPVEILPATPTVIPLETFSLPFLQQSENISTMQSASSQPSDHFTTFPMSQTAVATLLPSEVVLPTSLPLETLQLTTLQDMETTSLSSHLVSKNTSSISLSTEAKLHNASSAEIDFSLISLPTLQLTDFPQFSDVSALSEPLSVPILATRTEIPSFAQPNLTDEISTSFLYQSKTDTLATLEPSNLYPSSAKLSVNELTQTPDFVDLETLSLPSFLMTDSLSIPLVQPMSSSVSVSMDSPSPPELSSPAVTLQSETAAHPVLKTLLPTSTVSARTPLLQSVSLSTLDTFVSGTERYPAFLQTLSLPSIEMLPSDTISSPTLQSTQKVSQDESLSMITMPDVSLNQLDSLSIVPVSTAILATSTLILLTLVDISSPLFQLPESLPASTALQSLAIPSSSLQSSYAVPAATASLEVSKPVNLQTETVSESLQNLETLSLLLVDLLPSETLQMASTPSVQDLSAFPSSETLSSGTSPSETVRAISSLSVQNVTAFPSPGTLSFVSVQPSKSVQTTSMPSLQDFTLLPGLETMSLADVQFSETLQMTSSPLQMTTVFNASVSVIFPSQTILPAISETFSVLPTLSVSDVGMPTPSFDILETLNVTESVLDTASFLSLLDMQTFTTSVLDLSMTQTVTETPSLLLNMSSVTLAPSTPDLTLLSLYDQSSLMSEIVSINFTEFLSPSDSLVDLITPSSPSVELSKTSSMSTNGSGLILPSQTIISSPLASPSPVTFSESVLSYTPTLAALETLAISRNMTSDMGTESASFNMGLPSLSELLQPSTQLSVIATTQPMKTEMISRAPQSEALLLPSSGVTVPVVSGTSATFGPSLPRGTSLAVGTPATTSAVTAELSSLGTMLQYETTSAQVLQTLDVSMSYVFSESAADMTPTSQLIGSPSVTLGPSGSAETSVLLSPTLQSSSSSFILMSNDDFEGSGSDLPFLSQTIPMLTQTASATSVSATSVPATSLQLSPSPSYSVDSFSSVVPSSVMSRSSLQLTPMPSFSQDLASFSLAPTAADTLGSSVPSATTTQTVVITPSLQPSPSQSYIIDSFSSSGPSSSLQPSLTPSYTPGLASFSLPLLSTVSLPVLESSPGFDGSGDGPATDLFFSSSPSLSTSSQTPSISLDFFTPSTALGTTIQPTASISAPNDTSVMTSFTLEAASSVEPLTPLTVSVFSSIEATLTPEGSGDMETSQFLQLESTPSISLSSIPTSISTASFGFSIPVTAFSSISEIVPTPSFSMDFPASTAFFESTQQFEGSGMSISEAFSETVSFTLAASFDSLSSTPAIPTMVSSQVGTATQALSPSLQETVTPSMEDISLPPFTMMSSMFLESTSLVLVIPSSTVDQETVTPSSSMEDVSLPPFTMVSSMFLESTSLVLLPSFTVDLLPSMSTEAASSSAGSVLVSSTTSVMSSAASVASQPSMVGISSSAVQPTSSIAASSSQSATPTPALPTTALISASALVSSGSAIASSVLPTSSLVASSSLLSSTVVEPSLIQIPSLIIAPSFTAVVVSSSAVVVSSSAVVTTQAPTSPVPTTQAPTSPVPTTQAPTTQPPTTQAPTTQTTSTPAPTTPGPATTTFSYVTANLSVELVLTWVNTVLVIPDTVDITVVQFYFTMEARLARAFAKARQRKAGMDVARNPILRRKRAATFENVTCQVINATRDNSTGRNDHVTLTYYVMYEGQAVPASQAVADLALLDEQEVALQLGYFVAQTEEYVPVTAPSDPMYWIIAAVLGPLFIIIIIVIWLVCCCKRTKSTEMAPDTVGELQKKGTPRGIAPAEMQKKVMTETLIPPGSYVVKVPAESRDAPPLPARRGQSQPRRSAKTKDRRQKSSKRRHSKRRSTEESEDSSFTSVTDRSSKPRSKKSPEYMLESDTGDSFASDAGSKAGLFEHVAKLSAVIEPTPQKPASRAFHSSVHPIKFPPLRTPLVTDRLRESIKENQQLSQSMRQKADIEHWRNKQLQRERSLRRKPSSPRGGYEHTAVGDTKDQRRAYKRAQQQIDSVLEPGSQIPAVLEPSRRRRMKRPHKRHGSHDIQGVTSPHDPELAMQFGQQPQGVYRPINGVPPLGPQPPMPVDSEGRSFEDESYTESDPETMPISQARERIHQLLDEAFSLISPSVPPRNTVAPAPNVTTVQPVQSTPQYAQPAGNGQVPNGMGATYMTPQAAYPQDLRTPQGPVPPPAHGRASTAGPRARRRFNGQSASSSDREPTADQPLFTRQPTVVFSPEQYQQAAAGRAAAPDPRARTSQATPASVNMGTPQQPLFVTPVQQKTDGSGSVLWSLYNAEDEVARMSQSREPASLPGGLDASPLLSRLQSTPMTRTSSLPSVTPPHLTPTTFPAPSPIGQSGYGSPFIGQPGTSPGSHPGMRTLGQSAFTPVRSSPGSDQSGAGSNPPSQLDDSRLRPGQDPDADEVDIMSGIRTGDSAQPLIQAIKEELKRLSGKTPVTTL; encoded by the exons ATGGTTCCCTATCTACGTGGACTGCCTCACGTCTTTCTCATCTTGTGGATATTCGGCTGGGCCGGCGGACAGAGCACTATTTCCTCAG ATGCTGGTGTGAGCTCAACCTTGGTGGCTGGTCCATCAAGTTCCACTCCTGGGGCGAGTTCAACCCTGCAGCCCTCGCCAAGTAGTCTAGGTGGCTCTTCTTTTAGTTCCAGTGTGGCTACAGCTGTACAGCCTGCTGCAGACAGCCAAGCTGCCTCAGTATCACCCAGCAGAACTGTCCCTACAAGTTCTCAGAGTGCTTTGTCACCTACATTTATATCAACTGAAAGCAATGTAGACTCCTCAGCCATTTCATTAGGCAGTTTAGACCTTGCAAGTAGCACAGCAACAGCTGGTATTATATCCAGTATGTCAGGCACGACAGAGATATTGACGCCGTCAACAACTATTACAGTTTTAGAAATATCACCAGTAACTGCGACACCCGCTTTGTCATTGAAACAAACAGCGACAAGTGCGTTGCCAAGTTCGATTTCGAGTGGCAGTATTTCATCATCTAGAACTCTAACCATTGTGCCATCCTCTCCATCAGAAATGTCCACACAATCGCCACTGACATCAGCCATGACCATGAACACAACCGTGAGCCCGCAGGATACGGTAAGCCCGAGTGTGGCGTTGGTTTCACCGAGTGTGGCGTTAAATACTGCAGTGCTGTTCAGTGGTGTTGAGTTGAGCTCTAGTTTGGAGCCAACAGAGACCTTTGCAAGTTCAAGCAGTGTGTTGAGTTTTTCATCATCGGTTGTGTTAACAGCAGCTCCTCCTAACTCAAGTTCAATTGTGCCGTTTTCTGTGTTTGCGACTGCGAGTGTTCGACCTACAGGCAGTTTTGTGTCTGACTCTGTAAGTACGCCTACGGCAACAGCAGTAGCAATGCCGAGCAGTGCGGCCTTCTCAAGCTCTAAAAGTTTTGCAGTGACTAAATTCTCTTCTAGTGACACACCATTGCAGTCAGCACAGATCACACCTACTACAATATCTGTTGTAAACACTGTGCCCACTTTATCACTGAATGAAACAGCAGTGCCGTCAACTCAAGTTCCATCATCTTCAGTAACTGACACTAACATGACCAGTTTCTTGCCAAGTGCAACATCAGTCCAGTCGACAACAACAGTGGGCTTGCTGAATACAGTTTCTTCTGGTGGTTTGCCCTCGTTGGAACCAAGCAGTATGGCAGTACAACCTACTGAGATGCTCTTAACAGCTTTGCCATCTGAGATGACACCAAGTTTAATGAGTTCAGATTTGAGTTACTTTGCTATGCCTACAATCATAACAAGTCCGTCCATGAACATGACAGCAAGCTCAACAGAAGTGGCTACCCCAGTTTCAGTTAGTGCGGCTGCATCTCCATCCTTTTCAAACGTGTACAACTTAACCAGCACACCAGCAGCAGAAGTACTAAACATCTCCTCAACACCCTCAAGCTCCTTGGCAATAATTTCGACATCTGGATTGATATCAAATGGAACCACTGTGGCACCAACTTCAGATCCAAGCCCAACTGCATCAGCATCTCTTGTAACTCTTACAAGGTTACCCATCAACACAACAGAAATACCTGACATTGTGGCGACATCATTATTTGCCTTGAACTCGTCTCCTGCTGTAACTGCAAGTGAAACAAGTTCAGCTCCAGCAACAAATCAATCAGCATCATTTACATCTGTTCCAAGCCCATCATACAACAGTCCAAGCAGTGAAGCAACAACAGAAATACCAGACCTTTTCTCCACCGCAGTATCTATGAGTGAACTAGCCCCAAGTGAAACGAGTGTAGTGATTCCATCCTACGTCAGCTTTACAGAAAGTTTTATGTTGAGCCTCCCAGAACTGTCAGTGCTAGAGACCGAGAGCTTGTATCAAACAGCAGCCCCGTCCTCTGCCCTTACCACAGTGAGTATGCTACCAAGTGTGCCACTAACAGAGTCTGTCGGCCTGTCCCTGCCTAATACAGAAGCTGTCAACTCCCTGTCCACAACAGAGACCCAAGGCATTCCAACTGCTCCACTGTCCTCCATGTCCTCATCCCCTTCCCTGTCTGAAGAGATGCTGTCCTCTTCAGTTGTACCAACAACACTGGATACTTTTGAACCATTGTCTGTCATGAGCCTGTCAGAACTGTTCCTATTGTCTACAACTGCTGGAACCCAACTGCCAGCTTCATCCCTTGCTGCTCCTTCCCTACATCCATCTATCTTACCACTGACGGATTTAGACTTAGAGTTCCCATCCATGTCAGTGACTGGAATGATAGAAAAACAATCCATTTCACCCTCACTGCTACCAATGTCTGGATCTGCCAGCGCTACTTTAGCAGCCTCTCCTGTTTCAACAACTCAGTTGTCCAGCTCCTATTTTGAAGCAGCTGTCACTGTGCAGCCAAGTCAACCCATTTCTGACAGTTTTGATGTAGAAACACTGGAAACCCTATCTATTCCAACCTTTTCAATGTCTGACAGCGAAATCTACATGTTCACATCAAAATCAGAgatggctacgtcaaaaactgaGAGTATTTCACTGCCTTTGAAACCCACACCTAGTTTGATTTCCAAATCAGCTACTGATACTGAAATCTTTGACTCCATTCATCTGTCAGATATTTTCTCATTGGAATCATCATTGAGCCCATTTGATGTGTCTCTGCAACCTTCCCCATCTTCACCTACAACTCACCAGCTACCACAGCCTTCTTCAGTCCAAACTGTTAACCTGCTCAGTCTGTATCCTCTGACAGAACTTTCAGGAACAGCATCGAGTGTTTCCTCTATGCCCAGTGGTGTAACAACCTCACCAGAAGCTCCAATGATTTCAGAAACTGTCCCGTTATCATCTGCAGAGACCATGTCCAGGTCTTCTTCAAATGAAGTTGATTCCTTTGAAACACTGTCCCTTCCACCTCTGGAAGACATACAGACAATATCGCAGTCTGTCGACTCTCTAACCCAATCCCTCCTAGTGGAAGAACCCAACCCAACCAGTCAATTGCTATCAGGCATATTTACTGCAACGGACATTGAAGCAATAGAAACTATCTCTGTGACACATCTGCCCTCTTTGTTGTCTATGCCATCTCTGTCGCCAGTAGAGATCCTCCCAGCCACTCCCACAGTGATACCCTTGGAGACTTTCTCATTGCCATTTCTACAACAGtctgaaaatatttcaacaatGCAGTCTGCAAGTAGCCAGCCATCAGACCATTTCACTACTTTTCCAATGTCTCAAACTGCAGTGGCAACATTGTTACCTTCAGAAGTTGTTCTGCCAACCTCTCTGCCCTTAGAGACACTGCAGCTCACTACTTTACAGGACATGGAAACAACTTCTTTATCTAGTCACCTTGTTTCAAAAAACACATCTTCGATTAGTCTGTCAACAGAAGCAAAACTGCACAATGCCTCGTCAGCGGAAATTgatttttctttgatttctcTTCCAACCTTACAACTGACTGACTTTCCGCAATTTTCTGATGTCTCAGCATTGTCTGAGCCTTTGTCAGTACCAATTCTGGCCACTAGAACTGAAATTCCGTCTTTTGCCCAACCAAATTTGACTGATGAAATTTCAACCTCTTTCCTTTACCAGTCCAAGACAGACACCTTGGCCACATTGGAACCATCTAATTTGTATCCCTCATCTGCTAAGCTGTCTGTGAATGAGCTTACCCAGACTCCAGACTTTGTGGACTTAGAAACATTATCCCTTCCAAGTTTTCTCATGACAGATTCACTGTCCATCCCACTGGTACAGCCTATGTCATCGTCTGTGTCTGTCTCCATGGATTCACCATCTCCACCTGAACTATCCTCCCCAGCTGTTACCTTGCAGTCAGAGACAGCAGCACATCCTGTGTTAAAAACATTGTTACCGACAAGTACAGTGTCTGCAAGGACACCATTACTTCAGTCTGTCAGCCTCTCTACTTTGGACACCTTTGTCTCAGGAACAGAAAGATATCCAGCATTCCTTCAGACACTGAGCTTACCTTCCATTGAAATGCTTCCTTCTGACACCATTTCGTCACCTACATTACAGTCCACCCAAAAAGTAAGTCAAGATGAGTCCTTATCTATGATAACCATGCCAGATGTTAGTTTGAACCAACTAGATTCCCTTTCCATAGTACCTGTATCCACAGCTATTTTGGCTACTTCAACTTTAATTTTGTTAACGTTGGTGGACATTTCTTCCCCACTGTTTCAGCTACCGGAGAGCCTGCCAGCTTCAACTGCTTTGCAATCCTTGGCAATCCCATCATCCAGCTTACAGAGCTCTTACGCAGTCCCCGCTGCCACAGCAAGCCTGGAAGTGTCCAAGCCTGTAAATCTCCAGACAGAAACTGTGTCAGAAAGCCTCCAAAATCTAGAGACACTTAGTCTATTGCTTGTAGACCTGCTTCCTTCAGAGACCTTACAGATGGCCTCTACGCCCAGTGTTCAAGATTTAAGTGCCTTCCCAAGTTCTGAAACATTGTCAAGTGGTACAAGCCCCTCAGAAACTGTGAGGGCAATCTCTTCACTAAGTGTTCAAAATGTCACAGCTTTTCCAAGTCCAGGGACTTTGTCATTTGTCAGTGTGCAACCCTCCAAATCTGTGCAAACGACTTCTATGCCCAGTCTCCAAGACTTCACATTGCTGCCTGGTCTGGAGACAATGTCATTGGCTGATGTGCAGTTTTCTGAAACTTTACAAATGACCAGTTCACCTCTGCAGATGACCACTGTTTTTAATGCATCTGTTAGTGTTATCTTTCCAAGTCAAACGATTCTGCCAGCCATTTCTGAAACCTTTTCTGTCTTGCCTACTCTGTCAGTGTCAGATGTGGGCATGCCAACCCCAAGTTTTGACATTCTGGAGACTCTCAATGTAACAGAATCAGTGCTAGACACTGCTAGTTTTCTGAGCCTGCTAGACATGCAAACTTTTACCACCTCAGTCCTGGACCTTTCTATGACTCAAACTGTTACTGAAACCCCAAGTCTACTTCTCAACATGAGTAGTGTGACACTAGCACCAAGTACTCCAGACTTAACCCTATTGTCTTTGTATGACCAAAGTAGCTTAATGTCAGAAATAGTCAGCATAAATTTCACTGAGTTTCTATCTCCATCTGACAGTCTTGTGGACTTGATAACCCCCTCATCCCCATCAGTGGAATTGTCAAAAACTTCAAGCATGAGTACAAATGGGTCAGGCCTAATTCTGCCAAGCCAAACTATCATCAGTAGCCCTCTAGCTAGTCCCAGCCCTGTAACTTTCTCTGAAAGTGTCCTATCATACACCCCAACTTTAGCAGCCTTAGAAACATTGGCTATTTCAAGAAACATGACTTCTGACATGGGCACTGAAAGTGCATCGTTTAACATGGGTTTGCCATCCCTCTCTGAACTGCTGCAACCAAGCACACAGCTATCAGTGATTGCCACAACACAACCAATGAAAACTGAGATGATTTCTAGAGCACCGCAATCAGAAGCTTTGCTGCTGCCTTCCTCTGGAGTTACGGTACCGGTGGTGTCGGGGACATCAGCAACTTTTGGACCATCACTGCCGAGAGGAACATCTCTAGCTGTTGGGACTCCAGCTACTACGTCTGCAGTGACAGCTGAATTGTCTTCACTTGGGACTATGTTGCAATATGAGACTACATCAGCACAG GTGTTGCAAACTTTGGATGTCAGCATGTCGTATGTGTTTTCTGAATCGGCTGCTGACATGACGCCGACATCCCAGCTCATCGGTTCACCATCAGTGACCCTGGGACCAAGTGGATCTGCAGAAACATCAGTTCTGCTGTCACCAACTCTCCAATCCAGCAGCTCAAGCTTCATTCTCATGAGTAATGATGACTTTGAGGGGTCAGGGTCTGACCTCCCCTTCCTCTCACAAACAATCCCAATGTTGACCCAAACTGCATCAGCCACATCAGTATCAGCAACATCAGTACCAGCAACATCATTACAACTGAGCCCAAGCCCATCATACAGTGTTGACTCTTTCAGTTCAGTTGTACCATCATCAGTTATGTCTAGATCTTCACTGCAGCTCACTCCGATGCCATCATTCAGTCAAgatctggcatcattttcccTCGCACCAACGGCTGCAGACACCTTGGGATCATCAGTTCCTTCTGCAACTACAACCCAAACTGTTGTCATAACACCATCATTGCAGCCTAGCCCTAGTCAGTCGTATATCATTGACTCATTCAGCTCCTCTGGACCTTCATCGTCCCTACAGCCCAGTCTGACTCCATCATATACACCTGGTCTTGCTTCATTTTCGTTGCCACTACTATCCACAGTGTCCTTACCAGTTCTGGAGTCGTCTCCAGGTTTTGATGGATCAGGGGATGGACCAGCGACAGACTTGTTCTTCAGCTCTTCACCCAGTCTATCAACATCGAGCCAGACACCTTCTATCAGCTTGGATTTTTTCACTCCGTCTACAGCACTGGGTACAACTATCCAGCCAACAGCAAGTATCTCAGCACCAAATGATACATCAGTCATGACCAGTTTCACACTGGAGGCTGCAAGCAGTGTTGAACCTCTGACCCCACTGACTGTATCCGTGTTTTCTTCCATTGAGGCAACACTAACACCAGAAGGGTCAGGGGACATGGAGACGTCACAGTTCCTCCAGCTGGAATCGACCCCCAGCATTTCCCTCAGCTCCATCCCAACATCAATTTCAACAGCCTCCTTTGGCTTCAGCATACCAGTGACAGCATTTAGCAGTATATCAGAGATTGTTCCAACTCCAAGCTTCAGTATGGACTTTCCTGCTTCAACCGCCTTTTTTGAATCAACACAACAGTTTGAGGGTTCTGGGATGTCTATTTCTGAAGCCTTCTCAGAAACCGTTTCATTTACACTAGCTGCAAGTTTTGATTCCCTGTCTTCAACACCAGCAATACCAACAATGGTGAGCTCCCAAGTAGGCACTGCCACGCAAGCTCTGTCCCCTTCACTGCAAGAGACAGTCACACCATCTATGGAAGACATTTCCTTACCCCCCTTCACAATGATGTCCAGTATGTTCCTGGAGTCCACATCCCTGGTACTTGTTATACCTAGTTCTACTGTTGATCAAGAGACAGTCACACCATCTTCATCTATGGAAGACGTTTCCTTACCTCCCTTCACGATGGTGTCCAGTATGTTCCTGGAGTCCACATCCCTGGTACTTCTACCCAGTTTTACTGTTGATCTGCTGCCCTCCATGAGTACTGAAGCAGCCAGCAGCTCGGCGGGGTCTGTTCTCGTCAGCTCCACTACAAGTGTGATGTCATCTGCTGCTAGTGTAGCATCACAGCCGAGCATGGTAGGAATCTCGTCCAGTGCAGTTCAACCTACGTCGTCAATCGCAGCATCTTCATCCCAGTCAGCCACCCCCACCCCAGCTCTACCAACAACTGCACTTATATCAGCTTCAGCCTTGGTGTCATCAGGAAGTGCCATCGCCAGTTCTGTTCTGCCAACATCATCGCTTGTGGCGTCTTCGTCATTGTTGTCGTCTACTGTAGTCGAGCCATCTTTGATACAGATCCCAAGTCTGATCATAGCACCATCTTTCACAGCAGTTGTGGTCAGCTCATCAGCAGTTGTGGTCAGCTCTTCAGCAGTTGTTACAACACAGGCCCCAACAAGTCCAGTACCTACAACACAGGCCCCAACAAGTCCGGTACCTACAACACAGGCTCCAACAACACAACCACCAACAACACAGGCACCAACAACTCAGACAACATCGACgccagctccaacaactccaggCCCTGCAACTACAACATTCAGCTATGTCACAGCAAATCTTTCTGTGGAACTGGTGCTCACCTGGGTCAATACAG TGCTGGTTATCCCAGACACAGTTGACATCACCGTAGTACAGTTTTACTTCACCATGGAGGCCAGGCTGGCACGGGCCTTTGCTAAGGCAAGGCAGCGAAAGGCTGGGATGGACGTAGCACGTAACCCTATCCTCAGGAGAAAACGAGCAGCAACTTTTGAAAACGTGACTTGTCAG GTAATAAATGCCACACGAGACAACTCCACAGGTAGAAATGACCACGTGACGTTGACCTACTACGTAATGTACGAGGGACAGGCCGTCCCCGCGTCGCAGGCCGTGGCAGACCTGGCGCTGCTGGACGAGCAGGAGGTGGCGCTGCAGCTGGGGTATTTCGTCGCTCAAACTGAAG AATACGTGCCTGTTACTGCCCCATCCGACCCCATGTACTGGATCATAGCAGCTGTGCTCGGGCCTctcttcattatcatcatcatcgtcatctggCTGGTGTGCTGCTGTAAACGCACCAAGAGCACAGAGATGGCGCCGGACACGGTCGGCGAGCTGCAAAAGAAAGGAACACCACGG GGCATTGCTCCAGCAGAGATGCAGAAGAAGGTGATGACAGAAACCCTCATCCCTCCTGGCTCCTACGTGGTGAAGGTACCAGCAGAGTCACGCGATGCCCCACCCCTCCCCGCACGACGGGGGCAGTCTCAACCCAGACGGTCGGCCAAGACTAAGGACAGGCGACAGAAGTCATCCAAGCGCAGACACTCGAAAAG AAGATCAACAGAAGAATCAGAGGACAGTTCCTTCACAAGTGTGACAGATCGGAGCAGCAAGCCCAGATCCAAGAAATCTCCCGAGTACATGTTGGAATCTGACACTGGGG ATTCCTTCGCATCAGATGCAGGCTCCAAGGCAGGGCTGTTTGAACACGTGGCCAAGCTGTCCGCAGTTATCGAGCCGACGCCCCAGAAGCCTGCGTCCCGTGCCTTCCACTCCTCGGTCCACCCCATCAAGTTCCCGCCCCTCCGCACGCCCCTGGTCACAGACAGGCTCAGGGAGTCCATCAAGGAGAACCAACAG TTGTCCCAGTCCATGCGACAGAAGGCAGACATCGAACACTGGCGGAACAAACAGCTCCAGAGGGAGCGGTCCCTACGCAGGAAGCCGTCCTCGCCGAGGGGAGGGTATGAACACACGGCAGTGGGAGACACCAAGGACCAGCGTCGTGCGTACAAGAGAGCACAGCAGCAGATAGACTCAGTCCTGGAGCCAGGCAGCCAGATACCTGCAGTACTGGAGCCATCCAGAAG GAGGAGGATGAAGCGGCCCCACAAGAGGCACGGCAGCCATGACATCCAGGGGGTGACCTCGCCCCATGACCCCGAGCTCGCCATGCAGTTTGGGCAGCAGCCGCAAGGGGTCTATCGGCCCATTAACGGTGTGCCACCGCTAGGACCTCAGCCACCAATGCCt GTTGATTCAGAAGGACGGTCATTTGAGGACGAGTCCTACACTGAAAGTGACCCCGAGACCATGCCGATCAGCCAGGCACGCGAGCGAATCCACCAGCTACTGGACGAAGCCTTCTCACTCATCTCGCCCAGCGTCCCACCGCGCAACACCGTGGCTCCAGCTCCGAATGTCACGACAGTGCAGCCTGTCCAGAGTACACCTCAGTATGCACAGCCAGCTGGGAATGGGCAGGTTCCCAATGGGATGGGTGCTACTTACATGACG CCCCAGGCTGCCTACCCCCAGGATCTGCGCACTCCCCAGGGCCCTGTCCCTCCCCCGGCTCACGGTCGGGCGTCCACCGCCGGCCCACGGGCGCGGAGGAGATTCAACGGGCAGTCAGCCTCCAGCTCCGACAG GGAGCCCACAGCTGACCAGCCCCTGTTCACCAGACAGCCCACGGTGGTGTTCAGCCCTGAGCAGTACCAGCAGGCAGCGGCAGGGCGAGCAGCTGCACCCGACCCACGGG CACGAACATCCCAGGCTACCCCTGCAAGTGTAAACATGGGCACCCCGCAGCAGCCCCTGTTTGTGACCCCCGTGCAGCAGAAGACGGACGGGTCGGGCAGTGTCCTGTGGAGCCTGTACAACGCTGAGGACGAGGTGGCCAGAATGTCACAATCCCGAGAACCG